The following proteins are co-located in the Bosea sp. AS-1 genome:
- a CDS encoding XRE family transcriptional regulator, translating to MEFEDDIDIDRRLGERLKAARQRHALTLDELARRTSVSRAMISRIERGESSPTATVLVRLGSGLGLSLSALLEEDMGTGPLARHAQQPVWRDPASGYLRRNVSPRGTGSGFEIVEVELPAGAEVHLDSATGAPALDQQIWVLGGRLDLTVDGTRHDLAEGDCLQMHLRGPIIYRNPGSEPVRYAVILAAGSGAFPGHAA from the coding sequence ATGGAGTTCGAGGACGATATCGATATCGACCGCCGCCTCGGCGAGCGTCTCAAGGCGGCCCGCCAGCGCCATGCTCTGACGCTGGACGAGCTGGCCCGGCGCACGAGTGTCAGTCGCGCGATGATCTCGCGGATCGAGCGCGGTGAATCGAGCCCGACGGCGACGGTGCTGGTCCGGCTCGGCTCCGGACTCGGACTTTCGCTCTCGGCATTGCTGGAAGAGGATATGGGCACGGGCCCGTTGGCACGACACGCGCAGCAGCCGGTCTGGCGCGATCCGGCGAGCGGCTATTTGCGCCGCAACGTCTCCCCGCGCGGCACCGGCTCCGGTTTCGAGATCGTCGAGGTGGAGTTGCCGGCAGGCGCAGAAGTCCATCTCGACAGCGCGACCGGCGCTCCGGCCCTCGACCAGCAGATCTGGGTGCTCGGCGGCCGGCTTGATCTCACCGTCGATGGCACGCGCCACGACCTCGCCGAGGGCGACTGCCTGCAGATGCATCTGCGCGGCCCGATCATCTACCGCAATCCGGGCAGCGAGCCGGTCCGCTACGCCGTCATCCTCGCCGCGGGCAGCGGTGCATTTCCGGGACATGCCGCATGA
- a CDS encoding GNAT family N-acetyltransferase, which translates to MNVLAATTDIAIDVLDASATEAAIPALAEILRDCVANGASVGFMDRNTADDYERFWRDVAAGVGCGQIVLFTARHAGGIVGTAQLHLIGKPNQPHRAEIAKVLVHSRARRQGIGEALMRRAELAAREKGRDLLVLDTDENGTARRLYNRLGWTEVGTIPRFALMPDGAACGSTFFYKDLRPA; encoded by the coding sequence ATGAACGTTCTCGCCGCCACCACCGACATCGCCATCGATGTTCTCGACGCCTCCGCCACGGAAGCCGCGATACCGGCGCTGGCCGAGATCCTGCGCGACTGCGTCGCCAACGGCGCCTCGGTTGGCTTCATGGACCGGAACACCGCAGACGATTACGAACGCTTCTGGCGCGATGTGGCGGCCGGCGTCGGATGCGGGCAGATCGTCCTGTTCACAGCGCGCCATGCCGGCGGGATCGTCGGCACGGCCCAGCTTCACCTGATCGGGAAGCCGAACCAGCCGCACCGGGCCGAAATCGCGAAAGTGCTGGTGCATTCTCGCGCGCGCCGGCAGGGCATCGGCGAGGCGTTGATGCGCCGGGCCGAATTGGCCGCGCGGGAGAAGGGTCGAGACCTGCTGGTGCTCGATACGGACGAGAACGGCACGGCGCGCCGCCTCTACAATCGGCTGGGCTGGACCGAGGTCGGCACCATCCCGCGCTTCGCGCTGATGCCGGACGGCGCCGCCTGCGGCTCGACCTTCTTCTACAAGGACCTCAGGCCAGCGTGA
- a CDS encoding DUF3297 family protein: MSDQLPDRLSVNPDSPFYDAEVLARDIGIRFKGVEKTNVEEYCVSEGWVKVAAGAAKDRFGRQMTITLKGPVEPYIRGEAQEG, translated from the coding sequence ATGTCCGACCAGCTTCCCGACCGCCTTTCCGTCAATCCGGACAGCCCGTTCTATGACGCCGAAGTGCTGGCGCGTGACATCGGTATCCGCTTCAAGGGCGTTGAGAAGACCAATGTCGAGGAATATTGCGTCTCGGAGGGCTGGGTGAAGGTCGCAGCCGGCGCCGCCAAGGACCGCTTCGGCCGGCAGATGACCATTACGCTCAAGGGCCCGGTCGAGCCCTACATCCGCGGCGAAGCCCAGGAAGGCTGA